The DNA segment TCAAGTCCTCACTGCATTCAAAGGTTCCGGAATTGAAATCGTGGTTGGACTTCCCAATGAGTTCCTTAAAGACATGAGCGTGGCCGAGGATCGCGCCATGAGCTGGATCAAAGAAAATGTAGAGCCATTCATTCCGGGGACTAAAATCCGTGGAATAGCGGTTGGAAATGAAATCCTTGGAGGCACAGATATTGAGCTCTGGGAAGCTCTGCTTCCAGCAGCTAGAAATGTGTATAGTTCCCTTCAAAAGCTTGGTTTAGCCAAAGACATTCAAGTTTCAAGTCCACACTCAGAAGCAGTGTTTGCCAATTCATACCCTCCATCTTCTTGCACTTTCAAGGATGATGTGATGCCATATATGAGGCCTCTCTTGCAATTCTTCTCGCAGATTGGTTCCCCATTCTTCATAAATGCATACCCTTTCTTGGCCTACAAGAATGATCCTCAGCATATTGATATCAACTATGCTCTATTCCAAAAGAGCCCCGGAATTTATGATGCTAAGACAAAGCTGCACTATGATAACATGTTTGATGCTCAAGTTGATGCGGCTTATGCTGCTTTGGAGAAGGTTGGCTATACCAAGATGGAGGTCATTGTTTCTGAGACCGGCTGGGCTTCTCGTGGCGACGAGAACGAGGCTGGTGCAACCCTGAAGAATGCCAGGACTTACAACAAGAATTTGAGGAAGCGCCTGCTCAAGAAAAAGGGGACTCCTTATAGGCCAAAGATGGTGGTGAGGGCTTATATATTTGCTTTGTTCAACGAGAATTTGAAGCCTGGCCCAACCTCTGAGAGAAACTTTGGCTTGTTTAAGCCTGATGGAAGCATTGCATATGATATTGGCTTTACTGGACTCAAACCTTCTTCTGCAACTTCTTTACataaggtatatatatatatggatctTCATCATCATGCTTTCCTTGTAATCTTTATTCCATTTCCATGTTTCTAACTAACTATGATCTCATGCAGGGTAGTGGATCTTCCTTCGTAATGGTTTTCACAACTTGTGCtgctattcttcttcttctagcaTTGTGATTGACATGCAAATTTGGCGATTCTTTGGATCCTCTAACAGTTTTCATCACAAGAAGAAATCTGTAGCTGACTACTTAACCTTGTATTCTTCTTATATTAACACTCAACAAATGTGTCATATGCTTGATGATTAGGCATTGAATCTTGTCTATATATTGCTGTTGACTTGTTGTTTTTGTCAACGTTTCAGCGGTGTAAAGCATGTTTTGTGCAACATGTATGTCagaatatatatgtaaaaacaGAGCAACTTCTTCCATCCAGGATTTGTATATTGTCACTATATGATGGAGTGGTAGTGTTACATACTCAGAATCTAGAACTCGTTCATTTTTCGAAatcaagttatttttttaataaataagtgTTCACATTATTAAAATTCTTGTCCTACAAACAAGACATGAGTTTCTTTGCTAATAATGCCACATCAGCAATTCTAATGAtttagcaaaaaataaaaatcaaccaatcactatttagtaaaatgttttaaaaaaattaaaacaaaaactcTTATCTATTGTTATTCAATTGAAACATCAAGTactaattaaatgcaataaccatacattaaaagtgtcataataataataactataaaaaaaatttcagttatATTCAAATTTTGCAACTTATATATATTAAGACTCTTACTACTCTTTATTTCTTAATCTCTCAtactaattgtaaaaaatttcttaaaattaatataacatttttatatgtttttcagtctcattcattcattttttaaattatttacaaacaaaaaaaaacacaaaaaaagacaaattataacaattaatgtaaattaaaaaaaatgcagtTTTGTATAATTCTAATATAAATTGTTtatgtcttttttaaaaataaataaatttaaaatctatttataatatgttttttaaaatatttttaatataatatttattaaaatatactatatagtataaataatctatctttatctttctgCGTGGGTCTCGTTCTAGTTATATTAACTACCCTTAATATATAAACCTTAAGTTGGTCTTCGTTATTATCCCCAATTAATCTTCTTTAGGATTTCTGTCTAGTGCTTCTACTTTGTAGCTAGGTAGTGCTAAAATAAGCCAAATCGAAATCAATTTTATATGaccattcaaataaataaattatatgcaCACGACAAAAGTGAAAGGTTCAACTAAACTCTTTAACATAGATAAAGTGCTGATaagctttaattttttattttttttatgaataaactTTAACTAATTTTGTTGCATGAATATGAAACATTTATGAATATGATGACGAGTaagtattaaaaattcaatatatatgaTGTTGAATTCGGGTAACtgtcaaaatcaaaatgaagATAGATTTGCCAACTAATGCTCAACCTAATCGCTATATTATAATCTATGTGACCGACGACAATGATTTAGACACGATAGAAAGGTAAAATACGACAATTAAAAACCGAGCTTTAATTTGTAGACATtgctaaatattttttagtgtCCACCCAGCTTATGAGGATTTGCAATGTGGAATCCGATTCCGTCGTAATTTAGTTCATGCTGTCAGAACTCCAGAagatattatcatttttttttctattttgtcgCTATAATTTGATCCCacgttattttatttaaaaagatgtcagaaaattattaaaattttattgtttatttgtcATTATTTTTAGTCATAACTCAATttctttagtttaataattcaataacatatttaaactcacatttttaaatattaataactaattaataactaaaaataataaattctaataccCTTTCTCATTATTCGAGTTAAGTTGATTGAGCCGGCAACAACGGTTGATGcgactaatttttttgttatggaagtaaaagtggtgatatattttaacattgtaatttttggtattttttaaatctgtggaagtacacaaatcggagggtccgatttctgtacctcaaattttttaatttttttaaacacaaatcagaCGGTCTGATTTGTGTACCTctcacaaatcggacggtccgatttgtgtactccaaattttttaaatttttttaacacaaatcggacggtccgagtacataaatcggacggtccgatttgtgtacctaAAAATCGGACAGTCCGATTTCTGTACCTATTAAAAATCGGACGATCCGATTTGTACTCCATACATTAAATCATcccacattttaaaaaaataccaccGTTGATAACAATTTAGAAAAACACTATTGTTaatccaatattaaaaataaaaaagtgggTTGATGCATGTGAAAAAGCTTTTccacatctttttttaattttccactttttcttttgttgcttttttttttttgcttcccgGTGTTGTCCTAGCTAGTATCTTTATATTGGCTGTTATTCCTTACTCTTGGCCACATATATTAGTATGACCAAGCTATTCCTTATTGATTGTTTGAGGTCAAAACGGTGTGGGACGCAATCATATAGTCTCTGCAGAATTTATTCATGGAATCTGTGGATCATAAAAATGGCAATACGAGAGACGGAAGTACAACTCATCAAGAGAATATTTGAAGCTCCAGATGTGAGGTCGACACCGTTTTGAATATTTGAATGTGTATATAGTCAATAGTGTTCCGTTGCAAATAGTGAAAGACTAAAGACTAGGAACTAGCTGTGATCTTAGCTTATCTTGTTACACAAGTACGAATTTATTTTGTTACCAATGACCTTATATCAACACCAAAAATCTAGAGGAAAGTACAAGGTTAGTAATTATGATTAGTATATATGAATGGAAAAGGTTCAATAACGATGgtcttaattaaaatattaaaacatgAAATGTGCATCATCAACATGGTTTCTCAAGATTATACATGTTGattttactcttctgttttttTCAGAAACATCAACATTTTGAAAGCGAAGTAGCAATGACACCATAGCTACATAGCCATGACGTATCCAGAAGACCATAGAATACGTCGAATATTGTGAACAAATTGAATTCTTCAGCTAGCAACGCAAATCTGAGACTTGAATTAATTAACCACAAATAAACAAAAGGTACGTTGCAACTCATCGctgatatttatatattatgaatgataataatataaaatttacagAAGCACATAAAAGAGAgacgttattattattaatcttaGAATGCAGGGGATGGAGCATAAAAGACGGGGCAGAGGTTCCCTTGGAGGGTGACACCCAAATTAAAGGACGATTAATGTCTGGTTAAGTAATCAATAAAGAAAGATGGAGCAATTAATTAAGGAAAATTACCAACATATTATCTGCCAACTTCTgacaactcttatttatatttgtgtttcatagatgtgtctaataattaatatattttaaatacatatataaagagacacatctagaaaatatatctataaagacacttctattaaacacagttataaaaaagacatttttattagaccCATCCATGAACATACTTTCataaaacacaattataaataaaagttagCAGAAGTTGCAGATATGCTGTTGGTAACGTAGCGGAACCGATTAATTAATGGTGGTGTTGAGGGAGAGGGTGCACAGCAGGGTGGTCGGCGGGAGCAGTGTTAAGAAGGTCTTGATCGTCGCCGTTGATCTGATCGAGAACGAGAACAAAGGCCATGGCGAAAGCGGAATCAAAAGGAGGTTTGACGCAGAGGGAGAAGACTTCCTTGCCAAGCATAACGCTTGTGGTGGGGTCCACCTTGCGTCTGATCTCGGCAACTGGTTCCTTGGAAGCGTTGAAGACGGTGCAGGAGCGGTGGGAGAAGCATCCCTCGATGTGGTAATCCTCACCTGGGTTATCGTAGACCTCCACCGTGACGCTTGAGCGTCCGATGATGGATGATCTCTTCACGCTGAAGATGGGCTTGTCCCCCTCCCTTCTCTCCCCTTTGAATCCTTCCCACCGTTGATGCAGACTGGGCCTCTTGCGGCGAACTGTGAGGAGACAACGGCCGTTTGCATCCATAAGAACGAGCTCGTCTCTGTCGCGGGCGTCGGGTCCGTAAGAGTCAACGCGGAAGACTAGTTGACCCTTGCAATCGTAGACGGTGAAGCCATCTCCCGCGAAGAACAGAGACGTCTTCAGCACCGTCAGCTGCGTCTCCGTCTCCGTGTCTGTGTCTTCCTTCAAGACGACGTCGCTCATTATTGTTAGTTGGAGAGATGAGAGCAATTAGATAGCTTGCTATTATACTGATAATGTGGAAGAAAGTAAAGGGAGGAGGAACAGATTCAGAGTGTATTAGATGGCGGTGTCAGTGTGTGTCTCGCCTGGCCTGTGGGGTATCATATATAGTTTCTACTTTCTACAccaacaatttaaaattaaaatatctagGAACCTGATGTGACTCTATGAATGGACAAATATATTCATGTAATAAGAGAAATTACGAGTGACAATGGAATGGaagtttatggagtattagaaatataatcattagtgttatttttttctatcaGTTAAAGCTTTTAGAATGAGTGGTATTATGATATGGTATTAAAATTCTAGATCCAAAAAGTCAAAAGTTTGATCCAgatacaaataataatttattcgtactttattttttaaattttcaaatctgTGCCGAAAGTTTCTACACGTTATAGCCAATCACTTTCCTTCAAAGACTTGGCTTATTCATGACTAGTGAAATACATGTGTGGTTATGGATGGATGACTTGGAATATATAAGTTTGCAGGGTGTGGCAGAGTTCAGATTTGGTTTCGCTGCCACTTGCTCCATCTCCTCcacaaattaaatatcccaatttatttttcttttggctCCATTCTCCCATCCCAGAATTTGTCTAATAATAACGCATACTTTCCAAAACTAAACCAAATCATCAAATTATGAGTGAGAGCAACTGGAATGGAGTGGAAGGGGGAATAGATGATTATTGTATGCATGATTGCATGCCAGACTCTGCCCATATATTTAGACCCCACCGTACCGTACCGTCCCAATCAAATTCAAATGCTTCCATACATATATAGAGGCTACAGTAGTATATACCATCATGGAATATGGCTCCTTGTATATGTATGGCTACAAAAATTAAACTTGCAAAAGTC comes from the Arachis duranensis cultivar V14167 chromosome 7, aradu.V14167.gnm2.J7QH, whole genome shotgun sequence genome and includes:
- the LOC107459554 gene encoding glucan endo-1,3-beta-glucosidase 14; the protein is MITNFSSPFFLWLLLLSCALFSHALADKAFTGTYGVNYGRIADNLPPPESVVTLLKAAKIKNIRIYDSDHQVLTAFKGSGIEIVVGLPNEFLKDMSVAEDRAMSWIKENVEPFIPGTKIRGIAVGNEILGGTDIELWEALLPAARNVYSSLQKLGLAKDIQVSSPHSEAVFANSYPPSSCTFKDDVMPYMRPLLQFFSQIGSPFFINAYPFLAYKNDPQHIDINYALFQKSPGIYDAKTKLHYDNMFDAQVDAAYAALEKVGYTKMEVIVSETGWASRGDENEAGATLKNARTYNKNLRKRLLKKKGTPYRPKMVVRAYIFALFNENLKPGPTSERNFGLFKPDGSIAYDIGFTGLKPSSATSLHKGSGSSFVMVFTTCAAILLLLAL
- the LOC107459557 gene encoding protein LURP-one-related 12; translation: MSDVVLKEDTDTETETQLTVLKTSLFFAGDGFTVYDCKGQLVFRVDSYGPDARDRDELVLMDANGRCLLTVRRKRPSLHQRWEGFKGERREGDKPIFSVKRSSIIGRSSVTVEVYDNPGEDYHIEGCFSHRSCTVFNASKEPVAEIRRKVDPTTSVMLGKEVFSLCVKPPFDSAFAMAFVLVLDQINGDDQDLLNTAPADHPAVHPLPQHHH